Below is a genomic region from Lepidochelys kempii isolate rLepKem1 chromosome 5, rLepKem1.hap2, whole genome shotgun sequence.
GTGCCTCCGCTGCTTCCAGGATTGGTTCAGAACAACTGGCTCTTTGAAGACACACCTTGGACAGGCAGGTGATGGTCCCCTTGCATATAAAGAACTCCCTAAATTGGTGGAAGAAGCAACTCCACATCTGTGTGAGCGTCCCTTTCTGTCACCCAGCCCAATCAGTGACTCTCTAACTGACGCATCCCTGTTATATTGGGGAGCCCACCTAGAGACACTTATGGTTCAGGGCAGATGGACAGACCAAGAGGCTAGTCTCCACATCAAACTATTGGCAATCAGGGCAGCCAGGAACACTTGCTTCCATTTCCTGCCGCTCATCAGGGGCAAGGCAATCAGGGTCATGACTGACTGCCCATCCTTTACCTCCTTCAACTGTGTCTGTCCGTCAGTCAAACTCCTGACCATGCCTCATCTCCTGTCTCATGATGCGGGTTGCGCATATCGCCCCAACCTAGCAGTTCTCTGCCTCAGAGTGTGGCTCCTGGGTGGTTCTGGGGAATAGAGGTTTCCTGCTTTATGAAGGTACAGCTGGTCTTTGTTAAAGAGTAGAAAACATCGGCCCACACTTCCTACCTGCAACAACGGAAGAGGTTTGTTAACTGGTGTGGTCGTTGTTACCTCTAGCCTGGATTGgttcccctttccctcctcctaGATTACCTGCTGGATCTGAAGACATCTGAGTGATCCATCAGTTCAGTCAAGGTATACCTAGCTCCCACATTAGACACCCCACTCCATCCTGGGACCTCAACCCTGGTTCTGAACCACTTCATGAGACCTCCATTTGAACCAATGGCAACCTGCTCCCTACTTCATTTATCTGTGAAGAGGGCCTTCCTAGTTGCCATCATGTTGACTCATAGGATGAGATTGGAGCTGATGAGATTGGAGCCTTGATGGCAGATCctctcccacccttccccccagtgTAATGATCTTTAATGATACGGTCTGTTTATGCCACATTTTGAGTTCCTACCAAAGGGTACATCAGATTTTTATCTTAACCAGTCTATCCATCTACTACCATAGCAGTATTTTTTCCCGAAACATCATCCTTCTCAGCTGGAATCCTATTTTCATAATCTGGACATTTGAAGGGCCTTGTGCTGCTTAGTCCTACCCAGATAGAAGTTTAGGAGATTACCTAGACTTTTCATCTCCTTTGCAGATAAAATCCAGTTGGGCTCCTAGCTTTGCTCAGACTTTTGAGATGGATATTGGGATGTATCTTTCCCTGTTATGAGTCTGCAAGTTGTCACATATCTTCCACCCCTTGTGGATCTGGTAATACCACGAAGTCTCTAATTTTGCTTCCAATTCCATCCATTATGTTTCTGCCCTACCTTTGTTTTCCCTGAAAATATGATCTGACTGGAAATAACAATTGTGTCTGTCTTCTGTGTCTTTCCttagaccagtgatactcagactgaggctcgcaagctgcaagtggctctttaatgtgtgtcCTGCAACTCTGTAGCACATGATAGTAAAACAGTGTGATTtaattaaccaatcaggatgcttttacgaTGTTAAGCAATTGTaattggtcagtcattttgctgtgagaattatatttttatatatataaagtaaatGAAACCGTGAATTCATACTATTGCCGTTCTTTTGGGTAAAGTtaatcgctaatttggctccttgAACCACTGAGGGCTGAGTGTCACTGCCCTGACCAATACAAGTTACATTCATCTCATAAAAGGTATGTGAGGCTCACAAGAGCATAGGGATGTTAATTATGCTGCAGAATACATTCATTCCAACCAGTTCCTCAATTTTTTAGccatacttttattttaaaaatataaatagtttaaatatataaataaataaatatagacgTGACCGTCTCCATTCCCACAATCAGGATAAGTTTGACAAtgcacaaagaaaataacaattgcaaaatatttttcctctccaCCTGTGTCCAGCCTCTAATATATTTCTTAGCTTTTGGATGAGACTCCGCACACAGTACGTGAAGTACATTCATATAGTTCTGTAGCTTCTTTCCTCTTCAGAGCATTTTAAACAATCAGCCCCACCCACTGAAGTGTATggtataatccccattttaccgATAGCAAACTGAGTCACATAAGTTGACTTGAAAAGGGTCACAAAGTCCGTATCAGAGTTTAAACTTGAGGTCAGATGGTTTCTTGGTCCCAGTTCGCTGTTTCACCCAAACTTCTCAAATGTTTATAGTAAAATGTTTGTCGCCTAGTTTTTCATCCTCGCTGTGAGcttatgaatatattgaaaacACCTCTGCCCTTCTTCTCTGACAATCTCCCAGGCACAGGTGCTGTATTTCTTCTCCTTAAGAAAATCTTGGATCCTCTGGAAGTATTTCTTCAGTCTCAGAATGTTGCTCCCTCCCTTTGTATGTAGGCATGCCTCGAGGCGCTCAGTCTGCAGAGCGAGCCCATTTAGGAACCTCTCCACTTTTCTTCTTTCCCAGCCAGTTTGGGGTAGGTTCCTGCTAAAGATGCCGAAGAGCTGCTGGAGAATTTCATGGACAGACATCTGGGCTTGTTGTAGAAATTTGGGCTTCAGAATCTTCTCAGGA
It encodes:
- the LOC140911093 gene encoding interferon beta-like is translated as MATKSQGCLWQICLVLLFPAGVMSLDCNLLRHQQSKFNWYSLQLLQNMGGKFPLECLEDKTAFQFPEKILKPKFLQQAQMSVHEILQQLFGIFSRNLPQTGWERRKVERFLNGLALQTERLEACLHTKGGSNILRLKKYFQRIQDFLKEKKYSTCAWEIVREEGQRCFQYIHKLTARMKN